Proteins from a single region of Catenulispora acidiphila DSM 44928:
- a CDS encoding response regulator transcription factor yields MAERAATWRLLVVDDDPALRRGLGRALGLSGFAVETAADGQAALAVLGGGGVDAVVLDVSMPGISGVDVVRRLRRQGDDVPVLMLSALDDVADRIAGLAAGADDYVVKPFSTAELELRVRALLRRGRPVPHGVVAACGIVMDTDARTVTAAGCPLELTRREFDVLEVLVRNAGAVLTRDQLLDRVWGYDFQVRSDAVDTVVSYLRRKLEADDRPRVLHTVRGVGFALRGGLEQLDGIGGEQL; encoded by the coding sequence GTGGCGGAGCGGGCGGCGACCTGGCGTCTGTTGGTGGTCGACGACGACCCCGCACTTCGGCGTGGGCTGGGGCGCGCGCTGGGGCTGTCGGGGTTCGCCGTGGAGACCGCCGCTGACGGGCAGGCCGCGCTGGCGGTGCTGGGCGGCGGCGGGGTCGACGCGGTGGTGCTGGACGTCTCGATGCCGGGTATATCAGGGGTCGATGTCGTGCGCCGGCTGCGGCGGCAGGGCGACGACGTCCCGGTACTCATGCTCTCCGCGCTGGACGACGTCGCCGACCGGATCGCCGGGTTGGCGGCGGGCGCCGACGACTACGTGGTCAAGCCGTTCTCGACCGCTGAGCTGGAGCTGCGGGTGCGCGCGCTGCTGCGGCGCGGACGTCCCGTGCCGCATGGAGTGGTCGCGGCGTGCGGGATCGTCATGGATACCGATGCCCGGACGGTTACCGCCGCGGGCTGCCCGCTGGAACTCACTCGGCGCGAGTTCGATGTCCTGGAGGTGCTTGTCCGCAACGCCGGCGCGGTGCTGACCCGGGATCAGCTGCTGGACCGGGTCTGGGGCTACGACTTCCAGGTGCGCTCCGACGCTGTGGACACTGTGGTCAGCTATCTGCGGCGCAAACTTGAAGCCGACGACCGGCCGCGTGTCCTGCACACGGTGCGGGGCGTCGGTTTCGCGCTGCGTGGCGGACTGGAGCAGCTGGACGGGATCGGCGGTGAGCAGCTGTGA
- a CDS encoding RICIN domain-containing protein: protein MRKLTKRATLLASSAVMALPAVVVSGGAAHADQPFPYVSVRIWGSTHCMDNAVQNAETVQMWNCTGVPEQKWQDRPNQATGTFALVNQNTNYCLDALAQGDGPVVMGPCTASNTQQWITLFADNPSPFTNGAYAVIENVASSQCLNTSSVANGTVLRTWPCDITAHYQKWHFDF, encoded by the coding sequence ATGCGAAAGCTCACCAAGCGGGCAACCCTGCTCGCCTCCTCGGCGGTCATGGCACTGCCGGCCGTCGTGGTGTCGGGCGGCGCGGCCCACGCCGACCAGCCCTTCCCCTACGTATCCGTCCGCATCTGGGGCTCCACACACTGCATGGACAACGCCGTCCAGAACGCCGAGACGGTCCAGATGTGGAACTGCACCGGCGTCCCCGAGCAGAAGTGGCAGGACCGCCCGAACCAGGCGACCGGAACCTTCGCCCTGGTCAACCAGAACACCAACTACTGCCTCGACGCCCTGGCCCAAGGCGACGGCCCAGTGGTGATGGGACCGTGCACCGCCTCGAACACCCAGCAGTGGATCACCCTGTTCGCCGACAACCCCTCCCCCTTCACCAACGGCGCCTACGCCGTCATCGAGAACGTGGCCAGCAGCCAGTGCCTGAACACCAGCAGCGTCGCCAACGGCACCGTGCTGCGCACCTGGCCCTGCGACATCACCGCCCACTATCAGAAGTGGCACTTCGACTTCTGA
- a CDS encoding LysR family transcriptional regulator: protein MSSQNSALDANLAIALDALLAENSVTRAAARLHTSPAAMSRNLARLRRILQDPLLVRAGQTMVPTPRAQALREEAATVVRSLSTLLSPGASADPATLTSTFTLQAADVIGAVLAPGLLRLSQHEAPGVAFRIRAEELEAGPALRDGRIDLEVGSIDHVDPETQVEELLTLRMTAAVRPGHPLTEGPLTPARLAAAQHVVVSRRGRFTGPLDTALADHGLTRRVSVVLPGHLAAMSLAARSDIVCLAPAPLPGAAASPLTKEAAVLGLQLLDIPLELPPLVIGMAWHPRHTADRAHRWLRSAVRRALCTP, encoded by the coding sequence GTGAGCAGCCAGAACTCCGCCCTCGACGCCAACCTCGCGATCGCCCTGGACGCCCTCCTGGCCGAGAACAGCGTCACCCGGGCCGCCGCGCGCCTGCACACCTCGCCGGCCGCCATGAGCCGCAACCTCGCCCGCCTGCGCCGCATCCTCCAGGACCCCCTCCTGGTCCGCGCCGGCCAGACCATGGTCCCCACCCCGCGCGCCCAAGCCCTGCGCGAGGAAGCCGCAACCGTCGTGCGCAGCCTCAGCACCCTGCTCAGCCCCGGCGCCAGCGCCGACCCCGCCACCCTCACCAGCACCTTCACCCTGCAAGCCGCCGACGTGATCGGCGCCGTCCTGGCACCCGGCCTCCTACGCCTGTCCCAGCACGAGGCGCCAGGCGTCGCCTTCCGCATCCGCGCCGAGGAACTAGAAGCCGGACCAGCCCTGCGCGACGGTCGCATCGACCTGGAAGTCGGCTCCATCGACCACGTAGACCCCGAAACCCAGGTCGAGGAACTCCTCACCCTCCGCATGACGGCAGCCGTCCGCCCCGGCCACCCCCTCACCGAAGGCCCACTGACCCCCGCCCGCCTCGCCGCAGCACAGCACGTCGTGGTCAGCCGCCGAGGCCGCTTCACCGGTCCCCTCGACACAGCCCTGGCCGACCACGGACTCACACGACGCGTGAGCGTCGTCCTACCGGGCCACTTGGCAGCCATGAGTCTCGCGGCACGCAGCGACATCGTGTGCCTGGCACCCGCCCCGCTCCCCGGCGCCGCCGCATCGCCGCTGACCAAGGAGGCCGCCGTCCTCGGTCTCCAGCTGCTCGACATCCCGCTGGAACTGCCGCCGCTGGTCATCGGCATGGCGTGGCATCCTCGGCACACCGCCGATCGGGCGCACCGCTGGCTGCGCAGCGCCGTCCGCCGGGCGTTGTGCACGCCGTGA
- a CDS encoding NAD(P)H-binding protein, protein MIVITAPTGNIGRRLLALLLESAPAAGEELRVIVRDPARVPDCARGRVEIVTGSHGDPDVLDQAFAGADAVFWLVPPDASLTPLDAWTTFTRPAAEALAAHGVGHAVGVSALGRGTPLADRAGLVTASLAMDDLIAGSGVAYRALANPSFFENLLEEADSIREKGFFTDTVEPDRKAPLVAVADIAAAAERLLLDRSWTSVGSVPVLGPEDLSANDLARIMTEQLGQPVRYERQPLEEMFTTLVGYGLNEEFVQGIVDMKRAKDEGLDTGVARIPGTSSPTTFEQWCAETLKPAVQS, encoded by the coding sequence ATGATCGTCATCACCGCCCCCACCGGGAACATCGGCCGTCGCCTGCTCGCCCTGCTGCTGGAGTCCGCTCCGGCCGCCGGGGAGGAACTGCGCGTGATCGTGCGCGATCCCGCCCGGGTCCCGGACTGCGCACGCGGCCGCGTGGAGATCGTCACCGGCTCGCACGGCGACCCCGACGTCCTGGACCAGGCCTTCGCCGGCGCCGACGCCGTCTTCTGGCTCGTCCCGCCGGACGCCTCCCTGACCCCGCTGGACGCCTGGACCACCTTCACCCGCCCCGCCGCCGAAGCGCTGGCTGCGCACGGCGTCGGGCACGCGGTCGGCGTCTCCGCACTCGGCCGCGGCACCCCGCTCGCCGACCGGGCCGGCCTGGTCACCGCCTCGCTGGCGATGGACGACCTGATCGCCGGCTCCGGCGTCGCCTACCGCGCCCTGGCCAACCCCTCCTTCTTCGAGAACCTGCTGGAGGAGGCCGACTCGATCCGCGAGAAGGGCTTCTTCACCGACACGGTCGAGCCCGACCGCAAGGCGCCGCTGGTCGCCGTCGCCGACATCGCCGCCGCCGCGGAGCGCCTGCTGCTGGACCGCTCATGGACCAGCGTCGGCAGCGTCCCGGTCCTCGGTCCGGAGGACCTGTCCGCCAACGACCTGGCACGCATCATGACCGAGCAGCTCGGCCAGCCGGTCCGCTACGAGCGCCAGCCACTGGAGGAGATGTTCACGACGCTGGTCGGCTACGGCCTCAACGAAGAGTTCGTCCAAGGCATCGTGGACATGAAGCGGGCCAAGGACGAAGGCCTGGACACCGGCGTCGCGCGTATCCCGGGGACCTCCTCCCCCACCACGTTCGAGCAGTGGTGCGCCGAGACGCTGAAGCCGGCGGTGCAGTCCTGA
- a CDS encoding darcynin family protein, which yields MSANAETAEAPVTAFMLVKTTPEWLALTIAERVHAFTTHVLPAITAKTTGVRSRFYDTEFYSARVTDVWVWEADDHRAYQLLIDALRETPFWDRYFEVVEILVGTENGYARTYGLEAVATIST from the coding sequence ATGAGCGCCAACGCTGAGACGGCAGAAGCACCGGTCACCGCGTTCATGCTGGTCAAGACCACCCCCGAGTGGCTGGCCCTGACCATCGCAGAACGCGTGCACGCCTTCACCACCCACGTCCTGCCCGCCATCACCGCCAAGACCACAGGGGTCCGCTCACGCTTCTACGACACGGAGTTCTACTCCGCACGCGTCACCGACGTCTGGGTCTGGGAGGCCGACGACCACCGCGCCTACCAGCTCCTCATCGACGCACTGCGCGAAACCCCGTTCTGGGACCGCTATTTCGAGGTCGTCGAGATCCTGGTCGGCACGGAGAACGGCTACGCCCGCACCTACGGATTGGAAGCGGTCGCCACCATCAGCACGTGA
- the kstD gene encoding 3-oxosteroid 1-dehydrogenase: MPVHGTPDLSRRRVLQGAAAGTAALFGAGVATGANAYADAPVLGTYDVVVVGCGAAGMTAALTVAARGLSVVVVEKAPTFGGSAARSGAGIWLPNNSVILAAGVPDTPALAAQYLAAVVGDGSTPARQHAFLSTGPAMLSFVMAHSPCRFKWMDGYSDYYPELPGGMPGGRSIEPDVIDGHILGAELAHLNPAYLPVPAGLVVFSQDYKWINLAAVNAKGTAVAAEAAARGAAAALAGQKPLTMGQSLATGLRAGLMQAGVSVLLNTPLTDLNIVNGRATGVVVTQNGAPGVITARRGVIVGSGGFEHNAAMRAQYQQQPIGTTWSVGAKENTGDGILAGQRAGAALALMDDAWWGPTIPSGDGPYFCLAERTLPGGLIVNQTGHRFVDEAAPYVDVVHTMYRQNATAADIPSWLIIDQNFRDRYVFRDILPTLPFPASWYQNGSVYRDLTLWGLANQIGVSPSTLTNTVAHFNGLAITGKDTDYGRGVSVYDHYYTDPAISPNSCLAPLWLAPFYALKIVPGDLGTKGGMVTDERARVLRADGSVIGGLYAAGNASAAVMGHSYAGAGSTIGPAMTFGYIAGNDI; the protein is encoded by the coding sequence ATGCCCGTGCACGGAACCCCGGACCTCTCCCGCCGCCGCGTCCTTCAGGGCGCCGCCGCGGGCACCGCAGCTCTGTTCGGCGCGGGGGTGGCGACCGGCGCGAACGCCTACGCCGATGCTCCCGTCCTGGGCACGTACGACGTCGTGGTGGTCGGCTGCGGCGCGGCCGGAATGACCGCCGCGCTGACCGTGGCCGCACGCGGGCTGTCGGTGGTCGTCGTGGAGAAGGCGCCGACGTTCGGCGGCTCGGCGGCGCGCTCGGGAGCCGGGATCTGGCTCCCCAACAACTCGGTGATCCTGGCCGCCGGCGTCCCCGACACCCCGGCGCTGGCCGCGCAGTACCTGGCCGCCGTGGTCGGCGACGGCTCGACCCCGGCGCGCCAGCACGCTTTCCTGAGCACCGGACCGGCGATGCTGTCGTTCGTCATGGCGCACAGTCCGTGCCGCTTCAAGTGGATGGACGGCTACTCCGACTACTATCCGGAGCTTCCCGGCGGGATGCCCGGCGGCCGCTCGATCGAGCCCGACGTGATCGACGGCCACATCCTCGGCGCCGAACTCGCGCACCTGAACCCGGCCTACCTCCCGGTCCCGGCCGGGCTCGTGGTGTTCAGCCAGGACTACAAGTGGATCAACCTCGCCGCGGTCAACGCCAAGGGCACGGCGGTCGCCGCCGAGGCTGCCGCTCGCGGAGCCGCCGCCGCGCTCGCCGGTCAGAAGCCGCTGACGATGGGCCAGTCGCTGGCCACCGGGCTGCGCGCCGGACTGATGCAGGCCGGGGTTTCGGTTCTGCTGAACACGCCGCTGACGGACCTGAACATCGTCAACGGACGGGCGACCGGCGTCGTGGTCACGCAGAACGGCGCGCCCGGCGTGATCACCGCGCGCCGAGGCGTCATCGTCGGCTCCGGCGGCTTCGAGCACAACGCCGCGATGCGCGCGCAGTACCAGCAGCAGCCGATCGGGACGACGTGGAGCGTCGGCGCCAAGGAGAACACCGGCGACGGCATCCTGGCCGGGCAGCGCGCCGGCGCCGCCTTGGCGCTGATGGACGACGCGTGGTGGGGTCCGACGATCCCCAGCGGCGACGGGCCGTACTTCTGCCTGGCAGAACGGACGCTGCCCGGCGGGCTGATCGTCAACCAGACCGGCCACCGGTTCGTCGACGAGGCGGCGCCGTACGTGGACGTCGTGCACACGATGTACCGGCAGAACGCCACGGCGGCGGACATCCCGTCCTGGCTGATCATCGACCAGAACTTCCGCGACCGCTACGTCTTCCGGGACATCCTGCCGACCCTTCCGTTCCCCGCCTCGTGGTACCAGAACGGCTCGGTCTACAGGGACCTGACCCTGTGGGGTCTGGCGAACCAGATCGGAGTCTCGCCCTCGACGCTGACGAACACCGTCGCGCACTTCAACGGACTGGCGATCACCGGCAAGGACACCGACTACGGCCGCGGCGTCAGCGTCTACGACCACTACTACACCGACCCGGCGATCTCCCCGAACTCCTGCCTGGCGCCCCTGTGGCTCGCACCGTTCTACGCACTGAAGATCGTCCCCGGCGACCTCGGCACGAAGGGCGGCATGGTCACCGACGAGCGAGCCCGCGTACTCCGCGCCGACGGCTCGGTCATCGGCGGCCTGTACGCGGCAGGCAACGCCAGCGCCGCCGTCATGGGACACAGCTACGCCGGCGCCGGCTCGACGATCGGGCCCGCGATGACCTTCGGGTACATCGCGGGCAATGACATCTAG
- a CDS encoding serine/threonine-protein kinase, which produces MRTRTGQPPQAFHPTRIGPYEVLRRLGAGAMGEVFLARSASSRLVAVKTIRAGLAEHAGYRRRFAHEVDAAKRVSGAFTAAVVGADPDADLPWLATVYVPAPSLEELVATCGPMAVSAVRWLAAGCAEALEDVHRAGLVHRDFKPANVLVTADGPRVIDFGLARSDGLPQGTAAGMVMGTPLYMAPEQAMGDRVVGPPADVFALGATLYHAATGAALYQEEKAVGVLLQKMRQPPDLTRVPGELRGLIAGCLSLDPDDRPMPASLIAALAPHLAAADALQPLPEAVLSYIEDYRVAEMELTRSRRSKADTAVLGEPTHVAAREGDSGDFGDGVGDSGDGDHAGTVDPRPRHPSFPPEDAPSSRATVNRRRTRPKWWQRDPFGRRSPVAPVMVAVCVLLALGVAAISGLLLVGTLRAGSGDSTSPAAGAPSGVAAATTGGVQSEGSPPPVNSPPPPTNSGPPPSRAGGGPPPQGPPPEGAPSPPAGAVTEVDGVRLGVRPPFGDPLTTYILNGENWPAGQTVTVTFLNDSSVPPVKTVVDGNGEFSVALDQGAGAVALPNGRYHVRASAGSRSEMVSFVVGPPLSS; this is translated from the coding sequence ATGCGGACGCGCACAGGGCAGCCGCCCCAAGCGTTTCACCCCACCCGGATCGGGCCCTATGAGGTGTTACGCCGCCTGGGCGCGGGCGCGATGGGCGAAGTCTTCCTCGCCCGCTCGGCTTCCTCGAGGCTGGTCGCGGTCAAGACCATCCGCGCCGGGCTGGCCGAGCACGCCGGGTACCGGCGCCGGTTCGCGCACGAGGTGGACGCCGCCAAGCGCGTCAGCGGCGCCTTCACCGCGGCGGTCGTCGGCGCCGATCCGGACGCCGACCTGCCGTGGCTGGCCACCGTCTACGTACCGGCGCCGTCGCTGGAGGAACTGGTCGCCACCTGCGGACCGATGGCGGTCTCGGCGGTGCGCTGGCTGGCCGCCGGATGCGCCGAGGCGCTGGAGGACGTACACCGCGCCGGGCTCGTCCACCGGGACTTCAAGCCCGCCAACGTGCTGGTCACCGCCGACGGACCGCGGGTCATCGACTTCGGGCTGGCTCGCAGCGACGGACTGCCGCAGGGCACTGCCGCCGGCATGGTGATGGGCACGCCGCTGTACATGGCACCCGAACAGGCGATGGGGGACCGCGTCGTCGGACCGCCCGCCGACGTGTTCGCGCTCGGTGCGACGCTGTACCACGCGGCCACCGGCGCGGCTCTGTACCAAGAGGAGAAGGCGGTCGGCGTTCTGCTGCAGAAGATGCGGCAGCCGCCGGACCTCACTCGCGTGCCCGGGGAACTTCGTGGGCTGATCGCCGGGTGTCTTTCTCTGGATCCGGACGATCGCCCGATGCCCGCTTCGCTGATCGCCGCTCTGGCGCCGCATCTGGCTGCGGCCGATGCCTTGCAGCCGCTGCCGGAGGCGGTGCTGTCGTACATCGAGGACTATCGCGTCGCGGAGATGGAGCTGACGCGGTCGCGGCGTTCGAAGGCGGACACCGCTGTCCTCGGGGAACCGACGCATGTGGCGGCGCGCGAAGGCGACTCCGGCGACTTCGGCGATGGTGTCGGTGACTCTGGCGACGGCGACCACGCCGGAACCGTGGACCCGCGACCCCGCCATCCCTCCTTTCCCCCGGAAGACGCGCCGTCGAGCCGGGCGACGGTGAACCGGCGGCGGACGCGCCCCAAGTGGTGGCAGCGCGACCCGTTCGGGCGGCGCTCGCCGGTGGCGCCGGTCATGGTCGCGGTCTGCGTCCTGCTCGCGCTCGGCGTGGCGGCGATCAGCGGTCTGCTGCTGGTCGGGACGCTGCGGGCGGGCAGCGGGGACTCCACCTCGCCGGCGGCCGGCGCGCCGTCCGGGGTGGCGGCGGCCACGACCGGCGGCGTCCAGTCCGAGGGCTCTCCGCCGCCGGTCAACTCGCCGCCGCCCCCGACCAATTCCGGTCCGCCTCCGTCCCGGGCCGGCGGCGGTCCGCCGCCGCAGGGTCCGCCGCCGGAAGGCGCGCCGAGCCCGCCGGCCGGTGCGGTCACCGAGGTCGACGGCGTGCGCCTCGGGGTCCGGCCGCCGTTCGGCGACCCGCTGACCACCTACATCCTCAACGGCGAGAACTGGCCGGCCGGCCAGACGGTGACGGTGACCTTCCTGAACGATTCATCCGTGCCACCGGTCAAAACCGTGGTCGACGGGAACGGGGAGTTCAGCGTCGCGCTCGACCAGGGCGCCGGGGCGGTGGCGCTCCCGAACGGGCGCTACCACGTCCGGGCCTCGGCGGGGAGCCGGTCGGAGATGGTCTCGTTCGTGGTCGGGCCGCCGCTGAGCTCCTGA
- a CDS encoding aldo/keto reductase, with product MTVDLPRLGFGAAAIANEGVGLGQALDCVDAAWDSGMRYFDTAPMYGSGHSERLLGLALRGRPRGEYVLSTKVGRLVRPSHPDTATTGAPWIYDFSREGILTSLEESLLRLGVESVDMVYIHDPDDHWREALDEAWPTVARLRDEGVVRAVGVGMVQAPMLARFIRETDIDLVLAAGVYTLLDTQAIDDLLPEAERRGVTVVAAQSLHGGLIDGVAEPMFRYRPVDEQTRAKTARIAKVCHEFGLPTAAVALQFPRGHPSVGCVLTGPASREQLTENLAWAAQPIPPEVWARLREEGLLPPEVPVPSR from the coding sequence ATGACCGTCGATCTTCCCCGGCTGGGCTTCGGCGCGGCCGCGATCGCGAACGAGGGAGTCGGCCTCGGGCAGGCTCTGGACTGCGTGGACGCGGCCTGGGACAGCGGGATGCGCTACTTCGACACCGCGCCGATGTACGGCTCCGGACACTCCGAGCGTCTGCTGGGCTTGGCTCTGCGCGGTCGGCCGCGTGGCGAATACGTGCTGAGCACCAAGGTCGGGCGCCTGGTCCGACCTTCGCATCCCGACACCGCGACGACCGGCGCGCCCTGGATCTACGACTTCAGCCGCGAGGGCATCCTGACCTCGCTGGAGGAGAGCCTGCTGCGGCTCGGCGTCGAGAGCGTGGACATGGTCTACATCCACGATCCCGACGACCACTGGCGCGAAGCCCTGGACGAAGCGTGGCCGACCGTGGCCCGGTTGCGTGACGAGGGAGTGGTCCGCGCGGTCGGCGTCGGCATGGTCCAGGCGCCGATGCTGGCCCGCTTCATCCGCGAGACCGACATCGACCTGGTGCTCGCCGCCGGGGTCTACACCCTGCTCGACACCCAGGCGATCGACGACCTGCTGCCCGAGGCCGAGCGCCGCGGCGTCACCGTCGTCGCGGCGCAGTCCCTGCACGGCGGGCTCATCGACGGCGTCGCGGAGCCCATGTTCCGCTACCGTCCGGTCGATGAGCAGACCCGTGCCAAGACGGCGCGTATTGCAAAGGTCTGTCATGAATTCGGACTGCCGACCGCAGCCGTAGCTCTGCAATTCCCTAGGGGACATCCCTCTGTCGGATGTGTCCTCACCGGTCCCGCATCGCGCGAGCAATTGACGGAGAACCTGGCCTGGGCCGCGCAGCCGATACCGCCTGAAGTCTGGGCCCGCCTGCGAGAAGAGGGACTGCTGCCGCCGGAGGTTCCGGTCCCCTCGCGGTGA
- a CDS encoding carbohydrate ABC transporter permease has protein sequence MTAATTGTASRAAAGSGGTRPGGPHRTNWIPTIILLVGAVYCVLPVVWIVIASTKTNSELFSSAPFAPSFHGGFFSNLRALFAYDHGIFTRWAVNSVIYAVGGATLSTIVCGCAGYALGKYRFYGSVWLFRVIVAAVLLPQIMLAIPQFLLLAKLGMTNNYAAVILPQLVSPFAIYLCKVYAESSVSDQVLEAARVDGASEWRSFLSIGARLMTPALVTVFLLQFIGIWNNFLLPFVMLNRDNLFPLTEGLYGLLIITGGQAAQYTIVIVGVLVSIVPLAAVFLLLQRYWRVDLVSGGVKA, from the coding sequence ATGACAGCCGCCACGACCGGGACGGCGAGCAGGGCCGCGGCCGGGTCCGGGGGGACCCGGCCGGGCGGTCCGCACCGCACCAACTGGATCCCGACCATCATCTTGCTGGTCGGCGCCGTGTACTGCGTGCTGCCGGTGGTGTGGATCGTGATCGCCTCCACCAAGACCAACAGCGAGCTGTTCTCCAGCGCGCCGTTCGCGCCGTCCTTCCACGGCGGCTTCTTCTCCAACCTGCGGGCGCTGTTCGCCTACGACCACGGCATCTTCACGCGCTGGGCCGTCAACTCGGTGATCTACGCCGTCGGCGGCGCGACGCTGTCCACGATCGTGTGCGGCTGCGCCGGCTATGCCTTGGGTAAATACCGCTTCTACGGCAGCGTCTGGCTGTTCCGGGTCATCGTCGCCGCCGTCCTGCTCCCGCAGATCATGCTGGCCATCCCGCAGTTCCTGCTGCTGGCCAAGCTCGGCATGACGAACAACTACGCGGCGGTGATCCTGCCGCAGCTGGTCAGTCCGTTCGCCATCTACCTGTGCAAGGTCTACGCCGAGTCCTCGGTCAGCGACCAGGTGCTGGAGGCGGCCCGGGTCGACGGCGCCTCGGAGTGGCGCAGTTTCCTGTCGATCGGCGCGCGGCTGATGACGCCGGCGCTGGTGACGGTGTTCCTGCTGCAGTTCATCGGGATCTGGAACAACTTCCTGCTGCCGTTCGTGATGCTCAACCGGGACAACCTGTTCCCGCTGACCGAAGGGCTGTACGGGCTGCTCATCATCACCGGCGGGCAGGCCGCGCAGTACACCATCGTCATCGTCGGCGTGCTGGTGTCGATCGTGCCGCTGGCCGCGGTGTTCCTGCTGCTGCAACGGTACTGGCGCGTGGACCTGGTCTCCGGAGGGGTCAAGGCATGA
- a CDS encoding carbohydrate ABC transporter permease, with translation MKVRRRRHTLLPQALLLPAVALFLLFTVAPGGYAIYLSFMKQKAGGGLFGTDNPTTVFAGLENYRAAFGDAEFWHSIGRMLLVAVVGVPATIILSTTFALCLDAKRARLVGFSRLAIFLPYAVPGVVATLLWGFMYLPATSPIGGNTVNYFGSHMVFFSVANVAVWGVLGFNMVVIYTSLRGLPRELFQAAELDGASELQIALRVKLPMLAPTLTLVTVFSLIGALQLFNEPTTLKPVTNAISSTWVPLMRVYTDAFVDNDIYRGAAASFLLIVLTVAATVAANTVLRLVARRSER, from the coding sequence ATGAAGGTTCGTCGCCGGCGTCACACGCTGCTTCCACAGGCTCTGCTCCTCCCGGCCGTGGCGTTGTTCCTGCTGTTCACGGTCGCTCCGGGCGGCTACGCGATCTACCTGAGCTTCATGAAGCAGAAAGCCGGCGGCGGCCTGTTCGGGACCGACAACCCGACGACCGTCTTCGCCGGGCTGGAGAACTACCGCGCCGCGTTCGGCGACGCGGAGTTCTGGCACAGCATCGGCCGGATGCTGCTGGTCGCCGTCGTCGGAGTGCCGGCGACCATCATCTTGTCGACCACGTTCGCGCTGTGCCTGGACGCCAAGCGCGCCCGGCTCGTCGGGTTCTCGCGGCTGGCGATCTTTCTGCCGTACGCGGTGCCCGGCGTGGTCGCCACGCTGCTGTGGGGGTTCATGTACCTGCCGGCGACCAGCCCGATCGGCGGGAACACCGTGAACTACTTCGGTTCGCACATGGTGTTCTTCTCCGTGGCCAACGTCGCGGTGTGGGGCGTGTTGGGCTTCAACATGGTCGTCATCTACACCTCGCTGCGCGGCCTGCCGCGCGAGCTGTTCCAGGCCGCCGAGCTGGACGGCGCCAGCGAGCTGCAGATCGCGCTGCGCGTCAAGCTGCCGATGCTCGCCCCGACGCTGACGCTGGTGACCGTCTTCTCGCTGATCGGCGCGCTGCAGCTGTTCAACGAGCCCACGACGCTCAAGCCGGTCACCAACGCGATCAGCTCGACCTGGGTGCCCTTGATGAGGGTCTACACCGACGCCTTCGTCGACAACGACATCTACCGCGGGGCGGCCGCCTCGTTCCTGCTCATCGTGCTGACGGTCGCCGCGACCGTGGCCGCCAACACGGTGCTCCGTCTAGTAGCGCGTAGGAGTGAACGATGA